A genomic region of Nitrosomonas ureae contains the following coding sequences:
- a CDS encoding Hsp33 family molecular chaperone HslO — protein sequence MSNYVQRFLLENLDIRGAVVHLDSVWQEMVSGRNYPQSVTQLLGEMSAVTLLLGENLKQTGRLIIQLTGNGPISMLVMDCTDSLHLRGMAKCEQSIEVQSVPDLLGYGHLVLTLDMPSMRESYQSIVPLDGKTIAEIFEHYFRQSDQLPSRLFLVTTHNAIFGLLLQKLPNADLQDPDGWVRTEALAATIQDHNLFDLTAEEILTRLFYEETIRIFDAQSVQYGCQEDPAKIYSMLRSLGRKEVNSILKEFGEVIVSDDICNRKYRLDALAIDAIFREVEPTIH from the coding sequence ATGAGCAATTATGTACAACGTTTCCTACTGGAAAATTTGGATATACGCGGCGCTGTCGTACATCTCGATTCTGTCTGGCAGGAAATGGTATCCGGGCGCAACTATCCTCAGTCTGTCACACAATTGCTGGGTGAAATGAGCGCAGTTACCTTGCTGCTGGGCGAGAACCTCAAACAAACCGGGCGCTTGATCATACAACTAACAGGTAACGGCCCTATCTCCATGCTGGTAATGGATTGTACTGATAGCCTGCATCTCCGTGGCATGGCGAAATGCGAACAAAGCATCGAAGTGCAATCAGTTCCCGATTTACTTGGGTATGGCCACTTAGTCCTTACACTCGATATGCCATCAATGCGAGAATCATATCAAAGCATCGTACCGCTTGATGGCAAAACAATTGCTGAAATTTTTGAACATTACTTCAGGCAATCCGATCAACTGCCATCGCGTTTATTTCTGGTTACAACTCACAATGCCATTTTTGGTTTATTGCTACAAAAACTGCCAAATGCCGACTTACAGGATCCCGATGGCTGGGTTCGTACCGAGGCTCTAGCGGCCACAATCCAGGATCATAATTTATTCGATCTAACTGCAGAAGAAATCTTGACACGTTTATTTTATGAAGAAACCATTCGCATTTTCGATGCTCAATCCGTTCAATACGGTTGCCAGGAAGATCCTGCTAAGATTTATTCCATGCTTCGATCACTTGGGCGCAAAGAAGTTAATTCAATTCTGAAAGAATTTGGCGAAGTCATTGTTAGCGACGATATCTGTAATCGTAAATATCGCTTAGATGCACTGGCTATTGATGCAATTTTTCGAGAAGTCGAACCGACCATTCATTAA
- a CDS encoding sensor histidine kinase → MDQSIISLMENEDPIFLPNIAVDLGSWLERNQQLDKKVLLDAARVIERVFDRHVIIAITDNLGIINYVNERFCTVSKYSFEELIGQDHRIINSGHHSKEFFFSLWSTITKGETWKGEIKNRAKDGTYYWVATTIVPFLDDVGLPYQYASILNEVTEYKQLEQKMEKQVIELARSNDELEQFAYVVTHDLQEPLRAINSFVQLLKKYCYTQLDQRANNLISHAVAGTERMQQLIDDLLTYAQANASQDFIEIDCEQLLNNVEADLFITISECSAIITHDHLPVVKGIHFQFIQLFTNLINNALKFQRAQPPQIHIGVEEKQDEWIFLISDNGIGIEKQYLKRIFRVFQRLHSRNDYAGTGIGLAICKKVVEHHGGKIWASSELNVGSSFYFTIPKIE, encoded by the coding sequence ATGGATCAATCCATTATATCTTTGATGGAAAATGAGGATCCAATTTTTCTACCGAACATAGCAGTTGATCTTGGTTCATGGTTGGAACGGAATCAGCAATTGGATAAAAAAGTACTTCTGGATGCAGCTAGAGTGATTGAAAGAGTATTTGATAGGCATGTGATCATAGCAATTACGGATAATTTGGGAATAATAAATTATGTCAATGAAAGATTTTGTACTGTCTCAAAATATTCATTCGAAGAATTAATCGGTCAAGATCATCGAATTATTAATTCTGGTCATCACTCCAAAGAGTTTTTCTTTAGCTTATGGAGCACAATTACGAAAGGCGAAACATGGAAAGGAGAAATTAAGAATCGCGCTAAGGATGGAACTTATTATTGGGTTGCTACAACAATTGTGCCTTTTCTTGATGATGTTGGATTGCCGTATCAATATGCTTCAATATTGAATGAAGTAACCGAATATAAGCAACTGGAACAAAAAATGGAGAAACAAGTTATAGAATTGGCGCGATCAAACGATGAGTTGGAACAATTCGCATATGTTGTTACTCATGATCTGCAAGAGCCACTTAGGGCTATTAATAGCTTTGTTCAATTGCTCAAAAAATACTGCTACACACAATTGGATCAGCGTGCGAATAATTTGATTTCGCATGCAGTTGCCGGTACTGAGCGTATGCAGCAGCTTATCGACGATTTGTTGACCTATGCTCAGGCGAATGCAAGTCAAGACTTCATAGAAATAGATTGTGAACAATTGTTAAATAATGTGGAAGCGGATTTATTTATTACCATCAGCGAATGTAGTGCAATCATTACGCATGATCATCTTCCCGTTGTTAAAGGAATTCATTTCCAGTTTATTCAGCTGTTTACCAATCTAATCAATAATGCGCTTAAATTTCAAAGGGCTCAACCACCCCAAATACATATTGGAGTGGAAGAAAAGCAAGATGAATGGATTTTTTTGATATCGGATAATGGAATCGGTATCGAGAAACAATACCTAAAGCGGATTTTTCGAGTATTTCAGCGGTTGCATAGTCGCAATGACTATGCAGGTACTGGGATTGGTTTGGCAATATGTAAAAAAGTGGTAGAACATCATGGGGGAAAGATATGGGCTAGTTCAGAACTCAATGTAGGTTCATCGTTTTATTTCACCATACCTAAAATAGAATAA
- a CDS encoding response regulator — MRHKNSIESNTILMIDDNPTDVLLIKEAFALCGENCEVYVAEDGVYALEFLKQQGQYSHVPRPNIILLDLNMPRKSGLEVLKELKDDLDLRSIPVIIYTSSTTKEDVRSAYRSYANGYIKKSADFDGCIKIAKTIQYYWFFTSILNEP; from the coding sequence ATGCGCCATAAAAATAGTATTGAATCCAATACCATTCTGATGATTGACGACAATCCTACTGATGTTTTGTTGATTAAAGAAGCTTTTGCTTTATGTGGTGAAAATTGTGAGGTGTATGTAGCAGAAGATGGTGTGTATGCATTAGAGTTTTTAAAACAGCAAGGGCAATATAGTCATGTTCCTCGCCCAAATATTATTTTGCTGGATTTGAATATGCCGAGAAAAAGCGGATTAGAAGTACTAAAAGAACTCAAAGATGATCTTGATTTGAGAAGCATACCTGTCATCATTTATACTTCCTCTACAACTAAAGAGGATGTCAGATCCGCATACCGGAGTTATGCGAATGGTTATATCAAAAAATCAGCTGATTTTGATGGTTGTATAAAAATAGCCAAAACGATCCAATATTATTGGTTTTTTACCTCAATACTCAATGAGCCTTAA
- a CDS encoding response regulator codes for MIIPKIHILLIEDNETDAILVESDLQQAMGDQIAVTHVERLSSAIELIHKKSFDLILSDLTLPDSDGITTIKQLREHAISTPIAVLSFRDDEKLAIKAIKAGAQDYLVKGSLTEGVLARVIRYSIERQRIEESNRKAQKRFQTIFEKAPLGIALVNLHTGRYYDVNPKYASIVGRHMDELINISHADIIHPDDLQSYHDDIESFLNSGLVDCKIEKRILHQDISVIWIKISIVPFEAIASNEICYLCMIEDITERKQMIENLHQLAAHLQDIREEERTRIGREIHDVLGGTLTVLKMDLDWLSKKITAEPMHERIKLLYQLTGEAIETARRVSVNLRPNVLDNLGLLGAIEWLVRELEQRTKIDCILESTISNLSCHNKSYETAIFRIIQEVFINITRHSNATKVDVELVEDEDNIIITIKDNGVGITKLQILNPQSFGIISMYERTQQFGGEFEISGIASQGSVAILRIPLALVTCVEESING; via the coding sequence ATGATCATACCTAAGATTCATATCTTACTAATTGAAGATAATGAAACTGATGCAATACTGGTAGAGAGTGATTTGCAACAAGCAATGGGTGATCAGATAGCGGTGACTCATGTAGAGCGATTAAGTTCTGCGATAGAGTTAATTCACAAAAAATCTTTTGATCTGATTTTGTCAGATCTGACTTTGCCCGATAGCGACGGGATTACAACGATAAAGCAATTGAGGGAACATGCGATAAGCACACCCATTGCTGTCTTATCTTTTAGGGATGATGAAAAGCTTGCGATCAAAGCAATAAAAGCCGGTGCCCAAGACTATCTCGTGAAGGGCAGTCTTACTGAAGGTGTGCTTGCACGAGTGATTCGCTATTCAATTGAGAGACAGCGTATCGAGGAAAGTAACAGGAAGGCGCAGAAAAGATTTCAAACCATTTTTGAGAAAGCCCCTTTGGGCATTGCATTGGTTAATTTGCATACCGGAAGATACTATGATGTGAATCCAAAGTATGCATCTATTGTAGGTAGGCATATGGATGAGCTTATCAATATCAGTCATGCGGATATTATTCATCCAGATGATTTGCAGTCTTATCATGATGATATTGAAAGCTTCTTAAATAGCGGGCTGGTTGATTGCAAAATAGAAAAAAGAATTCTGCATCAGGATATTTCAGTTATCTGGATTAAAATTTCTATTGTGCCGTTTGAGGCAATTGCGAGTAATGAAATATGTTATTTATGTATGATCGAAGACATTACTGAACGTAAACAGATGATTGAGAATTTACATCAATTGGCTGCGCATTTACAAGACATACGAGAAGAAGAAAGAACCAGGATTGGTCGTGAAATACATGATGTTCTCGGGGGGACTTTAACTGTTCTAAAGATGGATCTAGATTGGCTTTCAAAAAAAATAACCGCGGAGCCAATGCACGAACGAATCAAATTATTATATCAATTAACGGGTGAAGCTATAGAAACCGCACGTCGAGTTTCAGTAAATTTACGTCCCAATGTACTGGATAACTTAGGGCTATTGGGTGCAATTGAGTGGCTCGTGCGTGAATTGGAGCAGCGAACAAAAATTGATTGCATATTGGAATCAACAATATCGAATTTATCTTGTCATAACAAAAGTTACGAAACAGCTATTTTTAGAATTATTCAGGAAGTATTTATCAACATTACCCGGCACTCGAATGCAACCAAAGTTGATGTAGAGCTTGTTGAGGACGAAGATAATATTATTATTACGATTAAGGATAATGGTGTTGGCATTACAAAATTGCAAATACTAAATCCTCAATCATTTGGAATTATCAGCATGTATGAAAGAACGCAACAATTTGGCGGTGAGTTTGAAATATCGGGTATAGCGTCACAAGGTAGTGTCGCAATACTTAGAATACCACTCGCTTTAGTAACATGTGTTGAGGAATCAATCAATGGTTAA
- a CDS encoding response regulator — MVKVLIADDHALFRDGLKRIFSETDDIKVVAEAINGKDTIKKAKEYNWDIALLDINLPDMNGLEVLKRISSANLPSYVLVLSMYPEEEYAI, encoded by the coding sequence ATGGTTAAGGTGCTGATTGCAGATGATCACGCATTATTTCGTGATGGGCTTAAACGGATTTTCAGTGAAACGGATGATATTAAAGTTGTTGCAGAAGCGATTAATGGCAAAGATACTATAAAAAAGGCGAAGGAATACAATTGGGACATTGCTCTATTGGATATTAACCTTCCTGATATGAATGGATTGGAGGTTTTAAAACGAATTTCATCTGCAAATTTACCTTCATATGTATTGGTTCTTAGCATGTATCCCGAGGAAGAATATGCGATCTGA
- a CDS encoding response regulator transcription factor, whose amino-acid sequence MTKDSPTDQLINVVRRLANGGKYVNPELAEKLLFTPLINSEKLIHTTFSDREFHVFKLIVSGESLTSIANKLSLSVKTVSTYRSRLLEKMRMKNNAQLVRYAIQHRLIE is encoded by the coding sequence ATGACAAAAGATAGTCCGACCGATCAACTTATTAATGTAGTTCGTCGTCTTGCTAATGGTGGTAAATATGTTAATCCAGAGCTGGCAGAAAAACTTTTGTTTACTCCGCTCATAAATTCAGAGAAATTGATACATACCACATTCTCAGACCGGGAATTTCATGTTTTTAAACTTATCGTCTCTGGAGAATCTTTAACCTCTATAGCCAATAAACTGTCTCTCAGTGTCAAAACCGTTAGTACTTATCGTTCACGTCTTCTGGAAAAGATGCGTATGAAAAATAATGCACAACTGGTTCGATACGCAATTCAGCACAGGCTAATTGAGTAG
- a CDS encoding IS3 family transposase (programmed frameshift), producing the protein MKKSKFSDSQIMAILKQAEGGVPVPELCREHGMSNATFYKWRSKYGGMDASMIARLKELEEENRWLKKMYAEERLKSELRKEALEKKLVAPWQRRDMAKQVVKQKRISIRLACEIYDISETCYRYQARLNADNRIIADWLLRLTHNQRNWGFGLCFLYLHNVKGFFWNHKRVYRIYRELELNMRIKPRKRLKRDKPEVLAVPLTINETWSMDFMYDQLEDGRSFRLLNILDDCNREGLGIEVDFSLPAGRVIRTLDRLIEWRGKPKRIRCDNGPEYISGLLSAWAAKNGIQLEFIQPGKPQQNAYIERYNRTVRYDWLSQHCFESIAEVQDYATKWLWTYNHEQPNTAIGGITPKQKLAQLAH; encoded by the exons ATGAAGAAATCGAAATTCAGTGACAGCCAGATCATGGCGATACTCAAACAGGCCGAGGGAGGAGTGCCGGTGCCTGAATTGTGCCGTGAACACGGTATGAGTAATGCGACATTTTACAAATGGCGCAGCAAATACGGCGGTATGGATGCATCAATGATAGCCCGACTCAAGGAACTTGAAGAAGAGAATCGCTGGTTGAAAAAGATGTATGCTGAGGAACGGTTAAAATCCGAGCTACGTAAGGAAGCCCTCGAAAAAAAGT TGGTAGCGCCCTGGCAGCGGCGCGACATGGCTAAACAGGTTGTTAAGCAAAAAAGGATCAGTATCCGCCTGGCGTGTGAGATCTATGATATCAGCGAAACATGTTACCGTTATCAAGCCAGGCTCAATGCTGATAACCGTATCATTGCCGATTGGCTGCTGCGGTTGACGCACAATCAGCGAAACTGGGGGTTTGGTTTATGCTTTCTGTACTTACACAATGTAAAAGGTTTTTTCTGGAACCACAAGCGTGTTTATCGTATTTACCGGGAGTTGGAACTGAACATGCGGATCAAGCCGAGAAAGCGGCTCAAACGTGACAAGCCGGAAGTGCTGGCGGTACCGTTAACCATCAATGAAACCTGGTCAATGGATTTCATGTATGACCAATTGGAAGATGGCCGCAGCTTTCGGTTACTCAATATACTGGACGACTGCAATCGTGAAGGATTGGGAATAGAGGTGGATTTCTCCTTACCTGCAGGGCGCGTCATACGCACGCTGGATCGCCTGATCGAATGGCGCGGCAAGCCAAAGCGGATTCGCTGTGACAACGGCCCTGAGTACATCAGCGGCTTACTCTCTGCCTGGGCGGCAAAGAACGGCATACAACTGGAATTCATACAGCCCGGCAAACCTCAGCAAAACGCCTACATTGAACGTTACAACAGAACCGTACGTTATGACTGGTTAAGCCAGCACTGCTTTGAGTCAATCGCCGAAGTTCAGGACTATGCAACAAAATGGTTGTGGACCTATAATCATGAACAGCCTAATACGGCCATTGGAGGAATAACACCAAAACAAAAGCTCGCTCAGTTAGCGCATTAA
- a CDS encoding transposase, translating to MLVVETTVANCHDSKPLLDLLDKANIQPGVRVHADRAYSSQKHRVALKSRGIKNGIQDKAAKHNPLTRRQLWRNHLIAKARYGVERTFGSQASWFNAKILRYRGLAKAHAWHLLLAMAYNLKRLPKGNLPRK from the coding sequence GTGCTGGTGGTTGAAACTACCGTGGCCAATTGCCATGATAGCAAGCCACTGCTGGATTTGCTCGACAAAGCCAATATCCAGCCGGGAGTCCGTGTTCACGCCGACAGGGCGTATAGCAGCCAGAAACATCGCGTTGCGCTGAAATCACGCGGCATTAAAAACGGCATTCAGGATAAAGCCGCGAAGCACAACCCGTTGACGCGCCGGCAGTTATGGCGCAATCACCTGATCGCGAAAGCGCGGTATGGGGTAGAGCGCACCTTCGGCAGCCAGGCAAGCTGGTTCAATGCCAAAATCCTGCGTTACCGTGGTCTGGCCAAAGCGCATGCCTGGCATCTGCTCCTGGCGATGGCGTATAACTTGAAAAGGCTGCCCAAAGGTAATCTCCCCAGAAAATAA
- a CDS encoding transposase, whose product MSFSEYDVTRRTRKGNFLKQIDQLIDWNSIEKAITVHYAPVLDAAGRPAYPGLLLFKMLLVGIWNGGLSDESVEDMANSNLHVMRFLGLSLEDDVPDHSVLSRFRTRLTGAGAWDGLLTRINEQIQMYDIMVMKGNHIDASITQSPRKLKARPAYEVVSDREERDDEADARTACKSLKRPSYGSR is encoded by the coding sequence ATGAGTTTTTCGGAATATGATGTAACCCGCCGCACGCGGAAAGGGAATTTCCTGAAGCAGATTGATCAATTGATAGACTGGAATTCGATAGAGAAAGCGATCACAGTCCATTACGCACCGGTATTGGATGCAGCGGGCCGTCCGGCGTATCCGGGTTTGCTGCTGTTCAAGATGCTGCTGGTAGGAATCTGGAACGGCGGTTTAAGCGATGAGTCGGTGGAAGACATGGCGAACTCGAATCTGCACGTGATGCGCTTTCTGGGACTGTCACTGGAAGACGATGTGCCGGATCATTCCGTGCTGTCGCGCTTTCGAACCCGGCTGACGGGAGCGGGCGCTTGGGATGGATTGTTAACACGGATAAATGAGCAAATACAAATGTACGACATTATGGTCATGAAAGGCAATCATATTGATGCGAGCATTACGCAGAGTCCGCGTAAACTTAAAGCCAGGCCTGCTTATGAAGTGGTGAGTGATCGGGAAGAACGGGATGATGAAGCGGATGCCCGGACAGCGTGCAAGTCGTTGAAGCGACCCAGCTACGGTAGTCGATGA
- the rpmE gene encoding 50S ribosomal protein L31 — protein MKAEIHPDYHEITVTCSCGNVFNTRSTMNKPLAIEVCSLCHPFYTGKQKIVDTAGRVEKFRQKYNK, from the coding sequence ATGAAAGCAGAGATTCATCCAGATTATCATGAAATAACTGTAACTTGCAGTTGTGGTAATGTTTTTAACACGCGCTCGACTATGAATAAACCTTTAGCTATTGAAGTATGTTCACTTTGTCATCCATTTTATACGGGTAAACAAAAAATTGTTGATACTGCTGGTAGAGTTGAGAAATTTCGCCAAAAATACAATAAATAG
- a CDS encoding cupin domain-containing protein codes for MKSQNIFSKIPKNLKCEIFEPLINDDTIIIERIISKGQQSSSWCDQKKNEWVIVLKGEAIITFEDQTSVQLKEGDFINIPAHKKHRVSWTNPENETIWLAVHY; via the coding sequence ATGAAATCACAAAATATTTTCTCAAAAATTCCTAAAAATTTGAAGTGTGAAATTTTTGAGCCTTTAATCAACGATGATACGATAATAATTGAAAGAATTATTTCAAAAGGTCAACAATCATCGTCTTGGTGTGATCAGAAAAAGAATGAATGGGTGATAGTTCTCAAAGGAGAAGCCATAATTACTTTTGAGGATCAAACTTCTGTGCAACTTAAAGAAGGAGATTTTATCAATATCCCCGCCCATAAAAAGCACAGGGTCTCATGGACAAATCCAGAAAACGAAACTATCTGGCTCGCCGTTCATTATTGA
- a CDS encoding IS3 family transposase (programmed frameshift) → MKKSKFSDSQIMAILKQAEGGVPVPELCREHGMSNATFYKWRSKYGGMDASMIARLKELEEENRWLKKMYAEERLKSELRKEALEKKLVAPWQRRDMAKQVVKQKRISIRLACEIYDISETCYRYQARLNADNRIIADWLLRLTHNQRNWGFGLCFLYLRNVKGFFWNHKRVYRIYRELELNMRIKPRKRLKRDKPEVLAVPLTINETWSMDFMYDQLEDGRSFRLLNILDDCNREGLGIEVDFSLPAGRVIRTLDRLIEWRGKPKRIRCDNGPEYISGLLSAWAAKNGIQLEFIQPGKPQQNAYIERYNRTVRYDWLSQHCFESIAEVQDYATKWLWTYNHEQPNTAIGGITPKQKLAQLAH, encoded by the exons ATGAAGAAATCGAAATTCAGTGACAGCCAGATCATGGCGATACTCAAACAGGCCGAGGGAGGAGTGCCGGTGCCTGAATTGTGCCGTGAACACGGTATGAGTAATGCGACATTTTACAAATGGCGCAGCAAATACGGCGGTATGGATGCATCAATGATAGCCCGACTCAAGGAACTTGAAGAAGAGAATCGCTGGTTGAAAAAGATGTATGCTGAGGAACGGTTAAAATCCGAGCTACGTAAGGAAGCCCTCGAAAAAAAGT TGGTAGCGCCCTGGCAGCGGCGCGACATGGCTAAACAGGTTGTTAAGCAAAAAAGGATCAGTATCCGCCTGGCGTGTGAGATCTATGATATCAGCGAAACATGTTACCGTTATCAAGCCAGGCTCAATGCTGATAACCGTATCATTGCCGATTGGCTGCTGCGGTTGACGCACAATCAGCGAAACTGGGGGTTTGGTTTATGCTTTCTGTACTTACGCAATGTAAAAGGTTTTTTCTGGAACCACAAGCGTGTTTATCGTATTTACCGGGAGTTGGAACTGAACATGCGGATCAAGCCGAGAAAGCGGCTCAAACGTGACAAGCCGGAAGTGCTGGCGGTACCGTTAACCATCAATGAAACCTGGTCAATGGATTTCATGTATGACCAACTGGAAGATGGCCGCAGCTTTCGGTTACTCAATATACTGGACGACTGCAATCGTGAAGGATTGGGAATAGAGGTGGATTTCTCCTTACCTGCAGGGCGCGTCATACGCACGCTGGATCGCCTGATCGAATGGCGCGGCAAGCCAAAGCGGATTCGCTGTGACAACGGCCCTGAGTACATCAGCGGCTTACTCTCTGCCTGGGCGGCAAAGAACGGCATACAACTGGAATTCATACAGCCCGGCAAACCTCAGCAAAACGCCTACATTGAACGTTACAACAGAACCGTACGTTATGACTGGTTAAGCCAGCACTGCTTTGAGTCAATCGCCGAAGTTCAGGACTATGCAACAAAATGGTTGTGGACCTATAATCATGAACAGCCTAATACGGCCATTGGAGGAATAACACCAAAACAAAAGCTCGCTCAGTTAGCGCATTAA
- a CDS encoding EpsD family peptidyl-prolyl cis-trans isomerase: MVLAHIRMISIIGLVFITVLTLTACDKESNTKKSGQSIVSVNGSEITMLQLNDEIRRSNIRADQYESAREQLLESLIARQLIVDEAIRNKLDRTPEVMQARERANAQVIAQAYLQGIISKIAKPSKAEIEDYFQKNPELFAQRKQFDLTTVRIATSDVSEELKRVIDAAKSIEEVVTWLDKNKIQYFRTLATRSSADLPLQLVLMLREKSKDTIYIINEQEKSILISVNAIKDNSVSETAAAPQIERFLINQKYKEATDAEITRLRTSAKIEYLNAKTPEPTNIEKSENQSLKIFPETLGNIDNPSGTISEGVIERGISGLK; the protein is encoded by the coding sequence ATGGTATTAGCACACATAAGAATGATTTCGATAATAGGACTAGTGTTTATTACCGTTCTCACTCTTACTGCTTGCGATAAAGAATCTAACACAAAAAAATCTGGGCAATCAATAGTAAGTGTTAATGGTTCTGAGATTACTATGCTTCAACTTAACGATGAAATAAGGCGGAGTAATATCCGGGCTGATCAATATGAGAGTGCGCGCGAACAATTATTGGAATCGCTCATTGCTCGTCAATTGATAGTTGACGAAGCTATAAGGAATAAGCTTGATCGTACACCTGAAGTGATGCAGGCACGGGAGCGTGCGAATGCCCAAGTGATTGCACAAGCATATTTACAGGGAATTATCAGTAAGATCGCAAAACCATCTAAAGCTGAGATTGAAGATTATTTCCAGAAAAATCCAGAGTTGTTTGCACAGCGCAAGCAATTTGATTTGACTACCGTACGAATTGCAACTAGTGATGTCAGTGAGGAGTTAAAGAGAGTAATAGATGCAGCAAAATCTATCGAAGAGGTTGTAACTTGGCTTGATAAAAATAAAATCCAATATTTTCGTACCCTGGCAACCCGAAGTAGTGCTGATCTACCGTTACAATTAGTTTTAATGTTGCGTGAAAAAAGTAAAGACACTATTTATATCATCAATGAGCAAGAAAAAAGTATCTTGATTTCAGTTAATGCAATTAAAGATAATTCAGTTTCAGAGACTGCTGCGGCACCACAAATTGAAAGATTTTTGATCAATCAAAAATATAAAGAAGCAACAGATGCTGAAATTACACGTTTACGTACTTCAGCAAAAATTGAATATCTAAATGCGAAAACACCAGAACCCACTAATATAGAGAAATCGGAGAATCAGTCATTAAAAATTTTTCCAGAAACTTTGGGTAATATTGACAATCCATCTGGAACAATTTCTGAAGGAGTAATTGAGCGGGGTATTTCAGGGCTAAAATAA